The genomic region GCATTGCAGAAGGGCTGACCAATGGCCGAGTGGAAAAACATTATTGGTGCGCTCGTCGTTGCGGCCTTCGGTGGCTCAGTCCACCAGGCGGGCAATCTCTTCGTTTTAAGTCGATCGCTCGTCGTTGATTCCACCCGCGCCCCGATGCCCATTCCTTCCTGCGCAATGACACAGGCAGCACTTAGCTACGAGGTGAATTGTTCGACTTGCCACGGCGCTCGGGGCGAAGGCATCGAGTCAATGATCCCATCGCTTGCCGGGAATGGTGTCCCTAAGGCTAAGCATCTGATTGAAATGATCATTGCCGGCACAACCGGCGGGCAGGGGGGAGTTCACATGCCGCCGTTTGGGTGGAAAATGAGCAATGAAGAAATCGCGCGACTGGCAAATTACGTTCTCAGCAACTGGGGCGGTGCCGCCATTTGCGTCACAGCTGAAGATGTCGCCAACGTGCGAGAGGCACTCCCGGGGTGATAACGGTGGATTAGCAGGCCGTTGGGACGAAAAGACTGACGATCCGCTACGAAATCCGCAGGTCGCCGTAGAAGCCACTCGTTAGGACGACAGCTAGGACCGATCGACATTCAGGATTGAACAAAGCCGCTATCGCGGCATTTGGCCGGACCGCTCGCCTCGGCGGGCATGTCCAGCGGTGTCAGGACTGCGCGGCGTTCCGCAATCGTCTTCCAGAACAAAAATGCCGTTCACACGATCTCTTTCGCGTCGTCGCCGAAACGCTGCGCAGGCTTGCTGCCGAACGCAGTCACCAGCCATAGATGTGTCGAGAACCTGACGGAGATGATTAATGTGTCGACTTCTACCACCATTGGCCAACCACCGCTGGACTGCTCCCATTTCGGCCAGACACCCAACCTAAGCAGGAAGGGAAAGGCGTTGTCGCTCACGCGTAGTCCGTTGGCCAACGTTTTGCAGTGACTCCATAGCCAATCGGAAAGCTCCGAAGCTCTCTCTTCAGTATTCCATATGTTAAATGGATTGCCCCTGTCGTTGGGTGTTCAGCCATAAACCTGGCCCATAGCTCGTTCCTTCAATTGCAAGGAAATGATGAACCGTCAAAACCCGGGATTGAACGCTCAAACGCAAATGAGCCTCCGAGTGGGCTTGCCCAAGGGCAACAATGAATGACGCAACGTGAACTTGACGGTGGAGTAGTCAGCATGTGTCAACGGATCAAGAGCCTTTGCATTTATAGCCGCAGCGTCGTCCCGTCTTTCTGTCCTCTCGTTGATGTGGATCAAGGAGCATTTTGCGGCTTCGTGACAGTGGTGGCGAGAAAGACGGCCGCGACGCGGTCGTCGGCGTACTGGGGACGACATCATGAATTACACAACGGAAACGATGGTGATCGCGGTCGCGGCGTTTCTAGCGCTGCTAGTAGCCGCATTCGCGCGTGATCATCTCTTTGCGGTCCATATGGGCATAGTTTGCCTCTGCCTCGTTATGGGGGCTGTGCTGATGGTCAGGAAGGTCGACTTTTCGCCGGCAGGCCAACAGCGCAAAGTCGATAAGTCCGGCTATTTCGACGAGGTGATACGGTATGGCTTGATCGCCACGGTGTTTTGGGGCGTGGTTGGTTTTCTGGTTGGCGTGATCATCGCGCTGCAACTGGCCTTTCCTGACCTCAACATCGCCCCTTATCTCAATTTCGGGAGGCTGCGGCCCGTTCACACGTCGGCGGTCATCTTCGCCTTCGGCGGCAACGCGCTAATCATGACGTCGTTCTACGTGGTGCAACGCACCTGTCGCGCGCGTCTTTTCGGCGGCAACCTGGCCTGGTTCGTATTCTGGGGCTACCAGCTTTTTATCGTGCTGGCTGCGACCGGATACGTTCTTGGAATCACCCAGGCCCGTGAATATGCCGAACCTGAGTGGTACGTCGACCTCTGGCTGACGATCGTTTGGGTCGCCTATCTCGCAGTGTATCTTGGGACGATCCTGAAGCGCAAAGAGCCGCACATCTACGTGGCAAACTGGTTCTATCTTGCCTTCATCGTCACCATCGCCATGCTGCACGTAGTTAACAACCTGGCGGTTCCCGCGTCGTTCCTGGGCTCCAAAAGCTATTCTGTCTTCTCGGGCGTTCAGGACGCGCTGACCCAATGGTGGTACGGCCACAACGCCGTCGGCTTCTTCCTCACCGCCGGCTTCCTGGGCATGATGTACTATTTCGTGCCGAAGCAGGCCAACCGACCCGTCTATTCATACCGCCTTTCGATCATCCACTTCTGGGCGCTGATCTTCATGTACATCTGGGCCGGTCCGCATCATCTGCATTACACGGCACTGCCCGACTGGGCCCAGACGCTCGGCATGGTTTTCTCGATCATGCTCTGGATGCCCTCCTGGGGCGGCATGATCAACGGTCTCATGACCCTTTCGGGCGCCTGGGACAAAATTCGCACCGATCCAATCATCCGTATGATGATCGTCGCCATCGCCTTTTACGGGATGTCGACCTTCGAAGGCCCGATGATGTCGGTGAAAACCGTCAATTCGCTCAGCCACTATACCGAATGGACGATCGGTCACGTGCATTCCGGCGCTCTCGGCTGGGTGGGAATGATCACCTTCGGGGCGATCTACTACCTGACGCCGAAACTATGGGGACGCGAGCGTCTCTACAGCCTGCGGATGGTCAACTGGCACTTCTGGCTCGCAACCCTCGGGATCGTCGTCTACGCCGCCGTGCTTTGGGTTGCCGGCATCCAGCAGGGGCTCATGTGGCGCGAGTACAATTCCCAGGGCTTCCTCGTCTACTCCTTCGCGGAGACGGTCGCGGCGATGTTCCCCTACTACGTGCTGCGCGCCGTCGGCGGAACGCTTTACCTGGCGGGCGGTCTCGTCATGGCCTGGAACGTGTTCATGACGATCCGCGGCCATCTGCGCGACGAAGCTGCGATCCCAACCACTTTCGTGCCCCAAGCACAGCCTGCCGAATGAGGTGAGACATGGCATCGATACTCGATAAACATCAGATCCTCGAGAAGAACGCGACGCTTCTTCTCGTCGGCTCGCTGCTCGTCGTGAGCATCGGCGGCATCGTCGAAATCGCACCGCTTTTCTACCTGCAGAACACGATCGAAAAGGTGGAAGGCATACGGCCGTATACGCCGCTCGAGCTGGCCGGACGAAACATCTACATCCGCGAGGGCTGCTACCTCTGCCATAGCCAGATGATCAGGCCGTTCCGCGACGAGGTCGAACGTTACGGCCATTACTCGCTCGCGGCCGAGTCGATGTACGACCATCCTTTCCAATGGGGATCCAAGCGAACCGGGCCGGATCTGGCCCGTGTCGGCGCGCGCTACTCCAACGAATGGCATGCCCAGCATCTCGCCGATCCTCGGGCAGTCGTGCCGGAGTCGATCATGCCGAGTTACGCCTTTCTCAAAGAACAGAGGGTGACGGTCAAGGACGTGGGAATGGACCTGAAGGCCAACGAGGACGTGGGCGTGCCTTATGACGACGACATGCTTGCGAACGCGGAGGCCGACATGAAGGCCCAAGCCGATCCGAACGCAGATACGACGGCCCTGCTTGCCCGCTATCCGAAGGCGAAGACCGGCGATTTCGACGGCGATCCTGCTGCGCTGACCGAAATGGATGCCTTGGTGTCCTACCTGCAGATGCTCGGAACGTTGGTCGATTTCTCGACCTACGACGATGCGACCGGCTACCGATGAGGTGATCCATGGAAACCTACACTGCAATGAGACACTTCGCCGACAGCTGGGGCCTCCTGGCAATGACGGCATTCTTCGTCGGCGCGGTTGTGTTCACCCTTCGCCCAGGCAGCAAGCAGACGGCGAAAGAGGCCGCCGATATTCCCTTGAAGGATGATTGAGATGTCGGAAAAACACATCGATGAATTTAGCGGCGTCAAAACGACCGGACATGAATGGGACGGCATCCGCGAACTCAACAATCCGATGCCCCGCTGGTGGGTGTGGACCTTCTACGCCACCATTGTCTGGGCGTTGGGCTATGCGATCGCATATCCCGCGATCCCGATGACTACCGACGCCACGAAGGGTATGCTGGGCTTTTCCAGCCGCGCCGAGCTGCGGCAGAACCTGGATCAGGCCAAAGCATCGCAGACGGCGCTTCATGATCTGATCGCCGCCAAGACGGTGGACGAGATCGATTCCGATTCTGCTCTTCGCGAATTCGCGATCGCCGGCGGCGCATCTGCATTCAAGGTGAACTGCGCGCCATGCCATGGCTCGGGAGCAAGCGGCGGCCCGGGATTTCCGAACCTCAACGACGACGATTGGCTGTGGGGCGGAGACCTGCATGCCATCCAGGCGACGATCGCGCATGGGATTCGCTTCGACGGGGATACGGACACTCATGCTTCCGAGATGCCGCCCTTTACCGATGTTCTGGATCCCCTCCAGACAAGACAGGTCGCGGCTTACGTCTGGGGACTGACCAATACACCGTCGGACCCCGGTCTCGCAGAGGCCGGAAAACAGGTCTTCCTCGATAACTGTGCCGCATGTCACGGCGACGACGCCAAAGGAAAGGCCGACATGGGCGCGCCGGATCTCGCCGATGCGATCTGGCTGAAGGCACGCGGCGAGGATGCGATCATGCGCCAGGTAGCCGCTCCCAAACACGGCGTCATGCCTGCTTGGGCAGGGCTTCTCGGCGACACGACGGTCAAGGAATTGACGATCTTCGTCCATTCGCTCGGCGGCGGAACCTAAGGAGGATGCCATGTCAGATCATGACCACAATCCAATCCTCGGCCTCTACGGCACGCCGCGCGCCGACATCCGAT from Rhizobium indicum harbors:
- a CDS encoding c-type cytochrome: MAEWKNIIGALVVAAFGGSVHQAGNLFVLSRSLVVDSTRAPMPIPSCAMTQAALSYEVNCSTCHGARGEGIESMIPSLAGNGVPKAKHLIEMIIAGTTGGQGGVHMPPFGWKMSNEEIARLANYVLSNWGGAAICVTAEDVANVREALPG
- the ccoN gene encoding cytochrome-c oxidase, cbb3-type subunit I: MNYTTETMVIAVAAFLALLVAAFARDHLFAVHMGIVCLCLVMGAVLMVRKVDFSPAGQQRKVDKSGYFDEVIRYGLIATVFWGVVGFLVGVIIALQLAFPDLNIAPYLNFGRLRPVHTSAVIFAFGGNALIMTSFYVVQRTCRARLFGGNLAWFVFWGYQLFIVLAATGYVLGITQAREYAEPEWYVDLWLTIVWVAYLAVYLGTILKRKEPHIYVANWFYLAFIVTIAMLHVVNNLAVPASFLGSKSYSVFSGVQDALTQWWYGHNAVGFFLTAGFLGMMYYFVPKQANRPVYSYRLSIIHFWALIFMYIWAGPHHLHYTALPDWAQTLGMVFSIMLWMPSWGGMINGLMTLSGAWDKIRTDPIIRMMIVAIAFYGMSTFEGPMMSVKTVNSLSHYTEWTIGHVHSGALGWVGMITFGAIYYLTPKLWGRERLYSLRMVNWHFWLATLGIVVYAAVLWVAGIQQGLMWREYNSQGFLVYSFAETVAAMFPYYVLRAVGGTLYLAGGLVMAWNVFMTIRGHLRDEAAIPTTFVPQAQPAE
- the ccoO gene encoding cytochrome-c oxidase, cbb3-type subunit II, whose translation is MASILDKHQILEKNATLLLVGSLLVVSIGGIVEIAPLFYLQNTIEKVEGIRPYTPLELAGRNIYIREGCYLCHSQMIRPFRDEVERYGHYSLAAESMYDHPFQWGSKRTGPDLARVGARYSNEWHAQHLADPRAVVPESIMPSYAFLKEQRVTVKDVGMDLKANEDVGVPYDDDMLANAEADMKAQADPNADTTALLARYPKAKTGDFDGDPAALTEMDALVSYLQMLGTLVDFSTYDDATGYR
- a CDS encoding cbb3-type cytochrome c oxidase subunit 3, encoding METYTAMRHFADSWGLLAMTAFFVGAVVFTLRPGSKQTAKEAADIPLKDD
- the ccoP gene encoding cytochrome-c oxidase, cbb3-type subunit III; translation: MSEKHIDEFSGVKTTGHEWDGIRELNNPMPRWWVWTFYATIVWALGYAIAYPAIPMTTDATKGMLGFSSRAELRQNLDQAKASQTALHDLIAAKTVDEIDSDSALREFAIAGGASAFKVNCAPCHGSGASGGPGFPNLNDDDWLWGGDLHAIQATIAHGIRFDGDTDTHASEMPPFTDVLDPLQTRQVAAYVWGLTNTPSDPGLAEAGKQVFLDNCAACHGDDAKGKADMGAPDLADAIWLKARGEDAIMRQVAAPKHGVMPAWAGLLGDTTVKELTIFVHSLGGGT